Part of the Acidobacteriota bacterium genome, GTCCTGCTCGGCGCCGCGGTTCACGTGACGAGCGGGCCGGCCACGCACGGGATCGCAGACCTGACGATTCCGATCCGCGAGCAGCCCGGAACGCCGCGGCTGGTCCGCATCGGTGCGGGCTCGTGGATCGGCAGCGGCAGCGTGGTCATGGCCGACGTCGGGCGCGGCACGGTCGTCGCCGCCGGGGCGGTCGTGACGCGACCGCTGCCCGACTGCGTCATCGCGGCCGGTGTGCCCGCGCGCATCATCCGGGCGCGCGCGGTTGCCGCCGATGCCGACCGTCCCGAGGCGTTGGTGTCGTGAAGATTCTCTACCTCACGCACCGGGTGCCGTACGCGCCGAACCGCGGCGACCGCCTGCGCGCGTTTCACGCGCTGCGCCTGCTGGCGGCCGAACACCAGGTCTCGCTGGTCTCGCTGGCGCACGGCCGGGAGGAGACGCGCGACCTCTCGGCGCTTCGACCGCTGGTGCGTGACCTGGAAATCGTGCGGGTGTCGCGTGCAGGGCAGGCCGTGCGGGCGGCACGCGGGCTCGCCACCGGCCGTCCGCTGACGCACTGCCTGCTCGACGCCTCCGGGATGCGGCCGGCGCTCGAGCGGATCGTGCGGCGCCGGCAGCCGGAGGTCGTCCTGGCGTACTGCTCGGGCATGGCGCGCTTCGCGGCGGAGCCGCCGCTTGCAGACATTCCGTTCGTGCTCGATCTCGTCGACGTCGACTCGCTGAAATGGGCGGAGCTGGCTCTCGCCACGCGCGGACCGCTCGGTCGAGTCTATGCCCGCGAGGCGCAGCGCCTGCGGGCGTTCGAGGCGCGTGCCAGCCTTGCCGCGCGCGCGGCGCTCGTCGTGAACGAGCGCGAGCGCGCGGCGCTCGTCCGCCTGGCGCCCGACGCGTACGTGAGAATCGTGCCCAACGGCGTGGATCTGGAATCGTTCGCGCCTCCGGCGGATGTGCCCCGGCGACGCGACGTCGTCTTCTGCGGCGTCATGAACTACGGCCCTAACGCGGACGCCGCGCGGTGGCTGGCGCGCGACGTGTGGCCGCGCGTCCGGCGCGACGTGGCCGACGCGAGACTCCTGATCGTCGGCGCCGATCCAACCGCTGCCGTCCGCGCGCTGGCCTCGCCACGCCAGCAGATCGAGGTGACCGGCACGGTATCGGACGTCCGGCCGTATCTCTGGCAGGCGGTCGCTGCCGCGGCGCCGCTCGCCACGGCGCGCGGCGTTCAGAACAAGGTGCTCGAAGCCGTGGCCGCCGGAACCCCCTGCGTCGTCACGCCGCAGGTGGCGGAAGGCCTCCCCCACGAAGTGCTGCCCGCGTGCGTGCAGGCGGCCGACGCGGACGCATTCGCCGTCGCGCTTGCGCGCCTCCTCCACCTCGCCGACGACGAGCGTCGCGCGCTCGTCGCGGGCGCCGACCTGGCGTCGCTCGGCTGGCCGCAACGGCTGGCGGCGCTCCCGGCCATCCTTGAAGCCGCGGCCTTCAGCCGGGAGAGCGCCGCGGCATTGGGCCTCGCATGAGCTGGGAACCGCTCGTCGCGCTCGCCCTCCTTGTCGCTATCCTTTATATATTGGGGCGGAACCTTGCGCCGCCCGATGTCACGCTGGTTGGCGGGCTGACGGCGCTGATGTCGCTCAGCGCGTTCTCCGGCCGCTTCCCGACCCCCCGCGAGGCCGCCCTGGCGTTCGGCAACGAGGGACTGCTGACAGTCGGCGTCCTGTTCGTCATTGCCGCGGGGCTCACCGAAACGGGCGGAATCGCGCTGCTGACCGAACGCCTCCTGGGCCGTCCGGCCACGCTCCTGCGCGCCCTCGTCCGGATGATCGTGCCGGTGGCCGTCACCAGCGCGTTCATCAACAACACGCCGGTCGTGGCGATGTTCGTGCCCGTCATCGGCGAGTGGTGCAAGAAGACACGCCAGAGCCCGTCGAAACTCTTCATTCCGCTCAGCTATGCCGCCATTCTCGGCGGGGTCTGCACGCTCATCGGCACCAGCACGAACCTCGTCGTCCAGGGGATGCTGATCGAGGCGAACAAGACGGATCCCTCGATCCGGCCGTTCGGGATGTTCACGATTACGCCGCTCGGCCTGCCCGTCGCCCTCGCCGGGCTGGCGTACCTGGTCGTCCTCGCGCCGCGGCTGCTGCCCGATCGGCGACAGCCCGCCTGGAACGGCGACGAGACGCGACAGTACACCGCGGAGCTGCTCGTCAGGCGCAACAGCCCGATCGTCGGAAAGACGGTCGAAGACGCCGGCCTTCGGCACCTGCCGGGCGCCTACCTGATGGCTATCCAGCGCGGCGCCGAATCGCTCGCCGGCATCGGGCCGGGGCAGCGCCTGCTCGCCGAGGATCGGCTGGTGTTTGTGGGCATCGTGGACTCGCTCGTCGAGCTGCAGAACGTCCGCGGGCTGTCGCCGCCGCTCGAGCACACGTACCGCGTGAACGATCGGCGCGAGGATCGGTGCCTGACCGAGGTGGTCGTCAGCCCGCGATGCCCTCTTGTCGGCAAGAGCATCCGGGAGGGGCAGTTCAGGAACCGCTACGACGCCGTGGTCCTGGCCGTGCACCGGCACGGCGAGCGTATCCAGGAAAAGATTGGCGACATCGTGCTGAAAGTCGGCGACACGCTGTTGCTGCAGACCCGCCCATGGTTTCACCGGAAGCACCGGAACAACGGCGACTTCTTCCTCAGCTCCGCCGTCCCCGGATCCCGTCCGGTCCGCCACGACCGCGCCTGGATCGCCCTGGCGATCTTCGCCGCTCTGGTGGTCGCCGCGGCGTTCGAGGGGAGCCTCGGGTTGAGCCTGCTGAACATTGGACTGCTCGCGGCGGCGCTCATGGGTCTGACGCGCTGCTGCTCGGCCGAGCAGGCGCGGCGCAGCATCGACTGGTCGACTCTCATCGCGATTGGCGCCGCGATCGGCATCGGGCGCGCGATCGAGTCAACAGGCCTCGCGGCCATCGCGGCGGCCACGCTCGTCGACGCGCTTCGCCCCGCCGGGCCGTGGGCCGTGCTCGCGGGAATCTACCTGCTGACGCTGGTCTTCACGGAAATCGTCACCAACAACGCCGCCGCCGCACTGGCTTTCCCGATCGCGCTCGCCGCGGCGCGCGGCATGGGCGTGGACTTCGTGCCGTTTGCGGCAACGGTCATGGTGGCCGCATCGTCCGGGTTTGCGACGCCGCTCGGCTACCAGACGCACATGATGGTGTACGGGCCGGGAGGATACCGGTTCGGCGATTTCGTCCGCATCGGCCTGCCGCTCGATCTGCTGCTGATGATCGTCACCGTGCTGGTGACACCCCTGGTGTTCCCCTTCTGAGCCATGCCGGCCGGCCCCCGTTCGTCGTGCGCCGTTTACGTTGCGCCGCTGGCGCCGGCCGCCGGCCGCGTGCGGATGTACCGCGGCCAGCCGCTCAGACTGGGCGTTCCGCTGCCGCGGGAATGGCTGAGCGATCCCCGGCAGGTCCGCCTGCGCGATGCGGCGGGCCGCGAGGTCCCGCTTCAGGCGACGCCGGTGGATCTCTGGAGCGATACCAGCGTCCGGTGGCTCCTGCTGGATTTTCAGGTCACGCTCGCGGGCGAGCGCGGAACCTACCAACTCGAGCGAGGTTGCTCGATTCAGCCGCCCTTGCCGTCGCTCGCGCGAGAACGTGCGGACGGCACCGTCGAGATCGATACCGGACCCACCCGCTTCGAGGCGCGAAGCGGCCGGGAATTTCCTCTGACCGCGGGCCCTGCCGCGATGGCGCTGGAGATCGAGGACGAAGACGGCCACCGGCTCGACGCGACGTTCACGTCGGTCGCGATCGAGGAGAACGGCCCGCTGCGGGCGACTGTCCGCGCCGATGGCCGGATCGGAGGGAGGCGCCAGCGTGCGCTCCTCGAGCTGGCGCTTCTGATGCACTTCTACCGCGGATCGACGGTCGCCCTCTTCGAGCTGACGACGCGAAATCCCAGGCGCGCGTCGCATCCAGGGGGGTACTGGGAGCTGGGCGGCGGCGGATCTGTTCTGCTCCGCGAGCTGACGGTGTCGATCCGCCTTCCTGCAGGCGAGGCCCGCGCGCGGTGCTCACCGGAGACCGGCGCGCCGTTCGCCGACCTGACCGCCCCGATGGAGTTGTACCAGGACTCGAGCGGCGGCAGCAATTGGCAGAGCCGCAACCACGTGAGCCGCCACGGGCGCACCACGGTGGCGTTTCGCGGGTATCGGTTCAGGGTTGCCGGCAGGCAGGGCCGCGGCTGGCGTGCGACGCCCATCGTCTCGGCGTGGAGCGGGCGCGCGCACGTGTCGATCGCCATGCGGCAGTTCTGGCAGAACTTCCCGAAGTGTCTCGCGTGGGAGCGCGACTGCCTTCGGCTGTCGCTCTTCCCGCGGCAGGCGGCGGATCTGCACGAGATCCAGGGGGGCGAGCAGAAGACGCACGCGTTCTTCATCGGCTTCGGCGCCGACGCGATCACCGACGAGCCGCTCGACTGGGTTCGCTCGCCGCTCTGCGCGTGGGTCGATCCCGCCTGGGCCTGCGCCACCGGCGCGTTCGGCTCTGTCCTGCCGCTCGCCGAGGATGCTCGCGAGGACTGCGTGCGGCTCGCACGCGCCGCCATCGAGGGTCCCACCGCGTTTGCCGCGAGGCGCGAGGTCGTCGACGAATACGGCTGGCGTCACTTCGGCGATCTCTACGCGGACCACGAGTCGGTTCACGCGCCGGCGGAACGGCCGCTGATCTCCCACTACAACAACCAGTACGACGCCGTCGCGGGATTCGCCTGCCAGCACCTTCGCGACGGCGACCTGCGCTGGCGCGAGCTGATGGACGATCTTGCGGCGCACGTCGTGGACGT contains:
- a CDS encoding TIGR03087 family PEP-CTERM/XrtA system glycosyltransferase is translated as MKILYLTHRVPYAPNRGDRLRAFHALRLLAAEHQVSLVSLAHGREETRDLSALRPLVRDLEIVRVSRAGQAVRAARGLATGRPLTHCLLDASGMRPALERIVRRRQPEVVLAYCSGMARFAAEPPLADIPFVLDLVDVDSLKWAELALATRGPLGRVYAREAQRLRAFEARASLAARAALVVNERERAALVRLAPDAYVRIVPNGVDLESFAPPADVPRRRDVVFCGVMNYGPNADAARWLARDVWPRVRRDVADARLLIVGADPTAAVRALASPRQQIEVTGTVSDVRPYLWQAVAAAAPLATARGVQNKVLEAVAAGTPCVVTPQVAEGLPHEVLPACVQAADADAFAVALARLLHLADDERRALVAGADLASLGWPQRLAALPAILEAAAFSRESAAALGLA
- a CDS encoding SLC13 family permease, whose protein sequence is MSWEPLVALALLVAILYILGRNLAPPDVTLVGGLTALMSLSAFSGRFPTPREAALAFGNEGLLTVGVLFVIAAGLTETGGIALLTERLLGRPATLLRALVRMIVPVAVTSAFINNTPVVAMFVPVIGEWCKKTRQSPSKLFIPLSYAAILGGVCTLIGTSTNLVVQGMLIEANKTDPSIRPFGMFTITPLGLPVALAGLAYLVVLAPRLLPDRRQPAWNGDETRQYTAELLVRRNSPIVGKTVEDAGLRHLPGAYLMAIQRGAESLAGIGPGQRLLAEDRLVFVGIVDSLVELQNVRGLSPPLEHTYRVNDRREDRCLTEVVVSPRCPLVGKSIREGQFRNRYDAVVLAVHRHGERIQEKIGDIVLKVGDTLLLQTRPWFHRKHRNNGDFFLSSAVPGSRPVRHDRAWIALAIFAALVVAAAFEGSLGLSLLNIGLLAAALMGLTRCCSAEQARRSIDWSTLIAIGAAIGIGRAIESTGLAAIAAATLVDALRPAGPWAVLAGIYLLTLVFTEIVTNNAAAALAFPIALAAARGMGVDFVPFAATVMVAASSGFATPLGYQTHMMVYGPGGYRFGDFVRIGLPLDLLLMIVTVLVTPLVFPF